Proteins encoded together in one Porites lutea chromosome 2, jaPorLute2.1, whole genome shotgun sequence window:
- the LOC140925603 gene encoding tetratricopeptide repeat protein 28-like — protein MAKDTGDKNGEGTTYINFAGVYAHLRDFKKAMENYQLAISIANETGNKDAEQRGYDNLACVLWFLGDYFKAEQCFKSCIELVEEMTVLLQGNDEWKIAFRNERDCVSRLVRLQLQQRTERKTLEALLTAERGRAEALVDLLESQYGVRKSICSLSKQQTELIISKHISSPTLFLMNDTKSVNIWMLLKGGKQCGFVQQGVSNDLTSMTYQTYKQIGVNKSLWKKILSRKEIEDQGGALKVLYDMIIAPFSHSIEGDELVIVPDGSSFLIPYAALVDQNSRYLSETLRIRLVPSLTTLRLLAECPEGRHSTSGALLVGNPWVETVRIKGCRPFPQLPGTEEEVKMVGQSLNIAPLTGKNATKDRVLSGLNSVSLVHIAAHGRTETGEIILSPNFPAAKRPKEKDFLLTMADVLDAKVHAKLVVLSYANSGRGKIKVEGVVGIARAFLGAGARSVIATLWEIDDEATLAFMRHFYDHLLAGQSASKSLHHAMKRIRESEKFNAVKHWAPFVLIGDDVTLNFGQ, from the coding sequence ATGGCGAAAGATACTGGAGACAAAAATGGAGAAGGAACTACATACATCAACTTCGCTGGTGTCTATGCGCATCTCAGGGATTTCAAGAAAGCAATGGAAAATTATCAGCTAGCCATAAGTATAGCAAAcgagactggaaacaaagatgcaGAACAACGTGGATATGATAACCTTGCTTGTGTTCTTTGGTTTCTTGGCGACTACTTCAAAGCCGAGCAGTGTTTTAAATCCTGTATTGAACTGGTAGAGGAAATGACAGTCCTCCTTCAAGGAAACGACGAGTGGAAAATCGCCTTTCGGAATGAACGTGATTGCGTTAGTCGTTTAGTGAGACTGCAATTACAACAACGCACTGAACGTAAGACACTCGAGGCGCTTTTAACAGCTGAGAGGGGACGTGCAGAAGCTCTCGTGGACCTCTTGGAATCGCAATATGGCGTCAGGAAATCGATTTGTTCGTTGTCGAAACAGCAGACGGAACTTATCATTTCAAAACATATTTCGTCACCCACGTTATTTCTAATGAATGATACCAAGTCAGTGAATATCTGGATGCTGTTAAAGGGGGGAAAGCAGTGTGGGTTTGTGCAACAGGGAGTCAGTAATGACTTGACATCAATGACATACCAAACCTACAAACAGATTGGTGTGAACAAAAGCCTGTGGAAAAAGATTCTCTCCCGGAAAGAGATTGAAGACCAGGGTGGTGCTTTAAAAGTATTGTACGACATGATTATCGCCCCATTTTCACACTCGATAGAAGGTGATGAACTCGTCATTGTCCCTGACGGTTCATCATTCTTAATTCCTTATGCTGCCCTTGTGGACCAAAATTCCAGGTATTTATCTGAAACGCTTAGAATTAGATTGGTTCCATCACTGACAACCTTGAGGCTGCTGGCAGAATGTCCGGAGGGCCGCCATAGTACATCGGGGGCTCTACTTGTTGGCAACCCGTGGGTGGAAACTGTACGCATCAAAGGCTGCAGACCGTTTCCGCAGCTTCCAGGTACTGAGGAAGAGGTAAAAATGGTTGGACAAAGTCTAAACATCGCGCCTCTCACCGGAAAGAACGCTACAAAAGATCGGGTCTTAAGCGGGCTCAACTCAGTTTCGTTAGTGCACATAGCAGCACATGGCCGTACAGAAACCGGAGAAATTATTTTGTCTCCTAATTTTCCTGCTGCCAAAAGACCTAAAGAGAAAGACTTTCTTTTGACGATGGCAGATGTGCTGGATGCAAAAGTGCACGCCAAGCTTGTTGTGTTAAGCTACGCCAACAGTGGGCGAGGAAAGATCAAAGTCGAAGGCGTGGTTGGTATTGCACGTGCCTTTTTGGGAGCCGGTGCGCGTTCCGTTATTGCCACACTGTGGGAGATTGACGACGAAGCCACTCTTGCTTTTATGAGACACTTTTACGATCATTTATTAGCAGGGCAAAGTGCAAGTAAGTCGCTTCATCATGCCATGAAAAGGATTCGGGAGTCGGAAAAATTCAATGCCGTGAAGCACTGGGCTCCATTCGTGCTGATTGGTGATGACGTGACATTGAATTTTGGCCAGTGA